In Burkholderiales bacterium, the following proteins share a genomic window:
- a CDS encoding FAD-dependent oxidoreductase → MAEQLATTVADVIVVGGGGSGLAAASEAARLGRSVILLEKNPHTGGTTSWSVGSVTATNTPHQQRAGIQDSPQEHFEDLEKHAGKLAPRDNLALRRILVDNTTDMLEWLMRLGVVFVGPMPEEHHRYPRMHNVVPNSKSFAYHVTRYCRELGVDIRCNTRIERIVLEGGRIIGVEAQHADGSRHLYRARGGVVLAAGDYSGGSDIKQQVASADVVDVEAVNATSTGDGHRMALSLGATIVNGDIVRGPIMRFVPPLSGNFIQRLPPARPVAQAIAWSMNVLPQWILRPFLMSFLTTALGPSPELFNEGAILVNADGERFTDELARPAYAVAKQRERIAYIVFDDAIAEKFEAWPYFVSTAPGVAYAYVKDYRRNRRDIYHQADTVAGLAASMRVPADKLAATLERYNAGERGERPPLSRKPYYALGPVKSYVVFTDGGLKVSERLEVLRADGSKIDGLYAAGSTGQGGLLLEGHGHHLGWAFISGRIAGRNAAFEVPPKGVNA, encoded by the coding sequence GTGGCAGAGCAGCTTGCGACCACCGTCGCCGACGTTATCGTCGTCGGCGGCGGCGGATCGGGACTCGCCGCGGCGTCGGAGGCCGCGCGGCTCGGCAGGAGCGTCATCCTGCTCGAGAAGAACCCGCACACCGGCGGCACCACGTCGTGGTCGGTCGGCTCGGTGACCGCGACCAACACCCCGCACCAGCAGCGTGCGGGGATACAGGACAGCCCGCAGGAGCACTTCGAAGACCTCGAGAAACACGCGGGAAAGCTCGCGCCTCGCGACAACCTCGCTCTCAGGCGCATACTCGTCGACAACACGACCGACATGCTCGAGTGGCTCATGCGCCTCGGCGTGGTGTTCGTCGGCCCGATGCCCGAAGAGCACCACCGCTATCCGCGCATGCACAACGTGGTCCCGAACTCCAAGTCGTTCGCCTACCACGTCACGCGCTATTGCCGCGAGCTCGGGGTCGACATCCGCTGCAACACGCGCATCGAGCGCATCGTCCTCGAGGGCGGGCGCATCATCGGCGTGGAAGCGCAACACGCCGACGGCAGCCGTCACCTGTATCGCGCCCGCGGCGGCGTGGTGCTCGCGGCGGGCGACTACAGCGGCGGCTCCGATATCAAGCAGCAGGTCGCCAGCGCCGACGTGGTCGACGTCGAAGCGGTCAATGCGACGAGCACCGGCGACGGACACCGCATGGCGCTCTCGCTCGGCGCGACGATCGTCAACGGCGACATCGTGCGCGGGCCGATCATGCGCTTCGTGCCGCCTTTGAGCGGCAACTTCATCCAGCGCCTGCCGCCCGCCAGGCCGGTCGCGCAGGCGATCGCGTGGTCGATGAACGTCCTGCCGCAATGGATACTGCGGCCGTTCCTGATGAGCTTCCTGACCACCGCGCTCGGCCCGTCCCCTGAGCTCTTCAACGAAGGCGCGATCCTCGTCAACGCCGACGGCGAGCGCTTCACCGACGAGCTCGCCAGGCCCGCGTACGCCGTGGCGAAACAGCGCGAGCGCATCGCCTACATCGTGTTCGACGATGCGATCGCCGAGAAATTCGAAGCGTGGCCGTACTTCGTGTCGACCGCGCCGGGCGTGGCCTACGCCTACGTGAAGGATTACCGCCGCAACCGCCGCGACATCTATCACCAGGCCGACACCGTGGCGGGCCTCGCGGCGTCGATGCGCGTGCCCGCCGACAAGCTCGCGGCGACGCTGGAACGCTACAACGCCGGCGAGCGCGGCGAACGGCCGCCGCTCTCGCGCAAGCCGTATTACGCGCTCGGCCCGGTGAAGAGCTACGTCGTGTTCACCGACGGCGGCCTCAAGGTGAGCGAGCGCCTCGAAGTGCTGCGCGCCGACGGCTCGAAGATCGACGGCCTGTACGCCGCGGGCTCGACGGGGCAGGGCGGCCTGCTGCTCGAAGGGCACGGCCACCATCTCGGGTGGGCGTTCATCTCCGGCCGCATCGCCGGACGCAACGCGGCGTTCGAAGTACCTCCAAAGGGCGTGAACGCGTGA
- a CDS encoding short-chain dehydrogenase/reductase, translated as MDLGLKGRTALVTGGSRGIGYGVAQVLAAEGCNLHLASRNAADLETARRKIMDVHDVEVTCHPLDLGSTDNVKKLAKACFDVDFVVNNAGAIPQGSVTAVDDETWRRAWDLKVFGFVSLIREIYPVMCERRRGVIVNVIGIAGERPLATYIAGSMGNASLMALSRALGAQSPEFGVRVIGINPGAIETDRQVVRWKARAEKELGSRDRWRELTTGFPFGRLGTVNEIANTVAFLCSDLSSYTSGTVITIDGGASAKS; from the coding sequence ATGGACCTCGGCCTCAAAGGACGCACCGCGCTGGTCACCGGCGGCTCGCGCGGCATCGGCTACGGCGTCGCGCAGGTGCTCGCGGCGGAAGGCTGCAACCTGCATCTCGCCTCGCGCAACGCGGCCGACCTCGAGACGGCGCGCAGGAAGATCATGGACGTGCACGACGTCGAGGTGACCTGCCATCCGCTCGACCTCGGCTCGACCGACAACGTGAAAAAGCTCGCCAAGGCGTGCTTCGACGTCGATTTCGTGGTGAACAACGCGGGCGCGATCCCGCAGGGCAGCGTCACCGCGGTCGACGACGAGACGTGGCGCCGCGCCTGGGACCTCAAGGTCTTCGGCTTCGTCAGCCTGATCCGCGAGATCTACCCGGTGATGTGCGAGCGCCGCCGTGGCGTGATCGTCAACGTGATCGGCATCGCGGGCGAGCGTCCGCTCGCGACCTACATCGCGGGCAGCATGGGCAACGCGAGCCTGATGGCGCTGTCGCGCGCGCTGGGCGCGCAAAGCCCCGAGTTCGGGGTGCGCGTGATCGGCATCAATCCGGGCGCGATCGAGACCGATCGCCAGGTGGTGAGATGGAAGGCGCGCGCCGAGAAAGAGCTCGGGAGCCGCGACCGCTGGCGCGAGCTCACCACCGGCTTTCCGTTCGGACGACTGGGCACGGTCAACGAGATCGCGAACACCGTCGCCTTCCTGTGCTCGGACCTGTCCTCCTATACCTCGGGCACAGTTATTACGATCGACGGCGGGGCGTCGGCGAAAAGCTAG
- a CDS encoding tripartite tricarboxylate transporter substrate binding protein translates to MRKRELFAVAAIAIATCGGAWAQSYPAKPVRWVVPWPPGGGADTLTRLLSPKLSESIGQQIIVDNRGGAAGNIGAEIAAKAPPDGYTIAFAYSGTHSINPSIYSKMPFKESDFAPIIWLSSVPQVVVVHPSLPVKNIKDLIALAKARPGQLGFGSSGSGAINHLTGELFNSMTGTKLVHVPYKGGGPAAIALLSGEIAMIFGEPASIAAHVKAGKLRAIAVTSGKRSLFLPELPTVAESGVPGYEVTSWNGVLTPSGVSPDIIRRLNGDLNKIIATPDMHKRMIELGFEPVGGPPEKFGEFIRAETAKWAPVVKKAGIKVD, encoded by the coding sequence ATGAGAAAACGAGAGCTGTTCGCGGTCGCCGCGATCGCGATCGCAACGTGCGGCGGCGCCTGGGCGCAGAGCTATCCCGCCAAGCCGGTCCGCTGGGTCGTGCCGTGGCCGCCGGGCGGCGGCGCGGACACGCTGACGCGGCTCCTGAGCCCGAAGCTCTCCGAATCGATCGGCCAGCAGATCATCGTCGACAACCGCGGCGGGGCCGCGGGCAACATCGGCGCGGAGATCGCGGCCAAGGCGCCGCCGGACGGTTACACCATCGCGTTCGCGTACTCGGGCACGCATTCGATCAACCCGAGCATCTATTCGAAGATGCCGTTCAAGGAGAGCGACTTCGCGCCGATCATCTGGCTCTCGTCGGTGCCGCAGGTGGTGGTCGTGCACCCGTCGCTGCCGGTGAAGAACATCAAGGACCTCATCGCGCTCGCCAAGGCGCGGCCGGGACAGCTCGGCTTCGGATCGAGCGGCAGCGGCGCGATCAACCATCTCACCGGCGAGCTCTTCAACAGCATGACGGGAACGAAGCTCGTGCACGTGCCGTACAAGGGCGGCGGGCCGGCGGCGATCGCGCTGCTCTCGGGTGAGATCGCGATGATCTTCGGCGAGCCGGCGTCGATCGCGGCGCACGTGAAAGCCGGCAAGCTTCGCGCCATCGCGGTCACCAGCGGCAAGCGCTCGCTGTTCCTGCCCGAGCTGCCGACGGTCGCGGAGTCGGGCGTGCCCGGCTACGAAGTGACGTCGTGGAACGGCGTGCTCACGCCGTCGGGCGTTTCCCCGGACATCATCCGGCGCCTCAACGGCGACCTCAACAAGATCATCGCCACGCCCGACATGCACAAGCGCATGATCGAGCTGGGATTCGAGCCGGTCGGCGGCCCGCCCGAGAAGTTCGGCGAGTTCATCCGCGCCGAGACCGCGAAGTGGGCGCCGGTCGTGAAGAAAGCGGGGATCAAAGTCGACTGA
- a CDS encoding DUF4286 family protein, with translation MAARKGLLVAGFDSSPVKEDEFNDWYDTEHVPERRAVPGFLACERWVAAENPRISIATYDLESLDVLKSDAYRAIGGENLSPWSKRVIAKAKRLCRFEGEEITRKKPGSDPERPGSDPDAGGLLLFAMNVVPEAESDFNAWYDEEHIPRLSAVPGCLSARRFRIVDARSEGNHRYLALYRLTSPEVCASKAWEDAAVTPWTVKIRPQTRDRMRIALRRYVRA, from the coding sequence ATGGCCGCACGCAAGGGACTGCTCGTCGCGGGATTCGATTCGTCGCCGGTGAAGGAAGACGAGTTCAACGACTGGTACGACACCGAGCACGTGCCCGAGCGGCGCGCGGTGCCGGGCTTCCTCGCGTGCGAGCGCTGGGTCGCCGCGGAGAACCCGAGGATCTCGATCGCGACCTACGATCTCGAATCGCTCGACGTGCTGAAGAGCGACGCCTATCGCGCGATCGGCGGCGAGAACCTCTCGCCGTGGTCGAAGCGCGTGATCGCGAAAGCCAAGCGGCTGTGCCGGTTCGAGGGCGAGGAGATCACCCGGAAAAAACCGGGGTCAGACCCCGAAAGGCCGGGGTCTGACCCCGACGCAGGCGGGCTGCTGCTCTTCGCGATGAACGTGGTCCCCGAGGCGGAGAGCGACTTCAACGCGTGGTACGACGAAGAGCACATCCCGCGGCTGTCGGCGGTGCCGGGGTGTCTCTCGGCGCGGCGCTTTCGCATCGTCGACGCGCGGAGCGAAGGCAACCACCGCTATCTCGCGCTCTATCGGCTGACGTCGCCCGAGGTGTGCGCGTCCAAGGCGTGGGAGGACGCGGCGGTGACGCCGTGGACGGTGAAGATCCGGCCGCAGACGCGCGACCGGATGCGCATAGCGCTGCGCCGCTACGTGCGCGCCTAG